One Nitrospira sp. DNA window includes the following coding sequences:
- a CDS encoding O-methyltransferase, family 2 — MSRELSLAEVFQLGYYWETKILLTAAKLDVFSALDGQGRTAAEAAEKIGADVRALELLLNALVAIRLLTKTGDVYTNTPVASTHLVKHGPQYIGHLLLLHDAEWDNWGKLEESIKTGRSPVTQHVFETDPALGANVLSVLHRIGQQSGPDLAKRLVLDQARTLLDLGGGAGTNAIAFCSVYPHLSATVFDLPTTLPVTERTVKEAGLEARITLKAGDFNRDSLGGPYDVVLMSDILHYQDLATNAALVKKIQGHLNPGGRLIIKDRFLDASGTSPAWTAAFAVHILVNTERGACYRTAEAMQWMTDAGYESVVELERTAVVQGVKSREV, encoded by the coding sequence GTGTCGCGTGAATTGTCTCTCGCCGAAGTCTTCCAGTTGGGATACTACTGGGAGACAAAAATTCTTTTGACTGCAGCGAAGTTAGACGTCTTTTCGGCTCTCGATGGGCAAGGTCGTACCGCCGCCGAAGCCGCCGAAAAAATCGGCGCCGACGTACGGGCGCTGGAGCTGCTCCTCAACGCGCTGGTGGCGATCAGGCTTCTCACGAAAACAGGCGATGTCTATACCAATACCCCTGTGGCCTCGACCCATCTGGTCAAGCATGGGCCGCAGTATATCGGGCACCTGCTCCTCTTGCACGACGCGGAATGGGATAACTGGGGAAAGCTGGAGGAGTCCATCAAGACCGGTCGGTCTCCTGTTACACAACATGTCTTTGAAACGGACCCAGCGTTGGGCGCGAACGTGTTGTCCGTACTGCACCGGATCGGACAGCAAAGCGGGCCGGATCTGGCCAAGCGGCTGGTACTCGACCAAGCGAGGACCCTGCTCGATCTCGGCGGCGGTGCCGGCACGAATGCCATCGCGTTTTGTTCGGTCTATCCCCACCTCTCGGCGACGGTGTTCGACCTGCCGACGACCCTGCCGGTGACGGAACGGACGGTAAAGGAAGCAGGGCTGGAGGCCAGGATCACCCTGAAAGCCGGGGACTTCAACCGTGACTCGCTGGGCGGTCCTTATGATGTCGTCTTGATGTCGGACATCCTGCACTATCAAGATTTGGCGACGAATGCCGCGCTGGTCAAGAAGATTCAGGGGCACCTGAATCCAGGTGGACGGTTGATCATCAAAGATCGGTTCCTGGACGCCTCGGGTACGAGTCCTGCTTGGACGGCGGCGTTCGCCGTCCATATTCTCGTCAACACGGAACGGGGAGCCTGTTACCGCACGGCCGAAGCCATGCAGTGGATGACCGATGCAGGGTACGAGTCCGTTGTCGAACTCGAGCGGACCGCGGTGGTGCAGGGCGTCAAGTCTCGAGAGGTGTGA